A portion of the Leptospira kanakyensis genome contains these proteins:
- the sppA gene encoding signal peptide peptidase SppA has translation MPSRKPFLFVFVVLLSVLFTESCVIGNSMNLLPQSGKADFEEKLIAGRDQEKIVIISIEGMISDDSKESFFGPPTESMVARVKESLKYAERDPDVKAVILKINSPGGTVTASDIIYQEVLKFKTRKSIPVFAGFMDTAASGAYYIAMATDAIGAHPTTVTGSVGVIMSGFNVKEGLDKIGVKDQSFTSGPNKALGSPLTEMTAEQRKILQSIIDSLYGRFFEVVKKGRSNVSEARLKEICDGRIFTAEQAKKEGMIDFIGYFDDFVYQSMQHPKFQGNRNGNPRVITYQRGKGRVDNIYQATDSNKNPFSLGIADKILGTGTNAKFLYLWDL, from the coding sequence ATGCCTTCAAGAAAGCCTTTTCTTTTCGTTTTTGTCGTTCTGCTTTCGGTTCTTTTTACCGAATCTTGTGTCATTGGGAACAGTATGAACTTGTTACCGCAAAGTGGCAAGGCTGATTTCGAAGAGAAACTCATTGCTGGAAGGGATCAAGAAAAAATCGTCATCATCTCTATCGAAGGAATGATTTCTGATGATTCCAAAGAATCTTTTTTTGGCCCACCCACTGAATCGATGGTAGCTCGGGTCAAAGAATCCCTCAAATATGCAGAGCGAGATCCAGATGTAAAAGCTGTGATTTTAAAAATCAACTCTCCCGGTGGAACTGTCACTGCCAGCGATATCATTTACCAAGAAGTTTTAAAATTTAAAACAAGAAAATCCATTCCAGTATTTGCAGGATTTATGGATACAGCAGCCAGTGGAGCTTACTACATCGCAATGGCTACGGATGCAATTGGCGCTCACCCAACAACTGTTACAGGTTCAGTCGGTGTCATCATGTCTGGTTTCAATGTAAAAGAAGGTTTGGATAAAATTGGAGTGAAGGATCAATCTTTTACATCTGGCCCAAACAAAGCACTTGGTTCCCCTCTTACAGAGATGACTGCAGAACAAAGAAAAATCCTTCAATCCATCATTGATAGTTTGTATGGCCGTTTTTTTGAAGTTGTTAAAAAAGGAAGATCAAACGTTTCTGAGGCTCGCCTCAAAGAAATTTGTGACGGAAGGATCTTCACAGCAGAACAAGCTAAAAAAGAAGGGATGATTGATTTCATTGGATACTTTGATGACTTTGTTTATCAATCCATGCAACATCCAAAATTCCAAGGGAACCGAAACGGGAACCCACGTGTCATCACTTACCAAAGAGGGAAAGGTCGTGTAGATAATATCTACCAAGCAACTGATTCCAACAAAAACCCTTTTTCTTTAGGAATTGCTGATAAAATCCTCGGAACAGGAACCAACGCTAAGTTTCTTTATCTTTGGGATCTATAA